Proteins from a single region of Bradyrhizobium diazoefficiens:
- a CDS encoding Fe2+-dependent dioxygenase: MLTCIEGVLSKDDVAEFRRTMDAAEWEDGRSTAGAQSAMVKRNEQLPPDSEVARKLGHRIISALTANPRFLAAAIPLQIFPPLFNRYAADSGHHFGLHVDNAIRGDRLTGLRIRTDLSVTLFLSEPEDYDGGELVIEDTYGSHEVKLPAGDCVLYPSTSLHLVTPVTRGARVASFFWLQSMIRDDQARSMIFDLDTAIQGLVARLGRDDPETVKLTGIYHNLIRTWAEV, from the coding sequence ATGCTGACATGCATAGAAGGCGTCCTGAGCAAGGATGATGTGGCGGAGTTTCGCCGCACCATGGACGCCGCCGAATGGGAAGACGGCCGTTCCACCGCGGGCGCGCAGTCGGCAATGGTCAAGCGCAACGAACAGTTGCCGCCGGACAGCGAGGTCGCGCGCAAGCTCGGCCACCGCATCATCTCGGCGTTGACGGCGAATCCGCGATTCCTGGCGGCGGCAATTCCGCTGCAGATCTTTCCGCCGCTGTTCAATCGTTATGCGGCGGATAGCGGCCACCATTTCGGCCTGCACGTCGACAATGCGATCCGCGGCGACCGCCTGACCGGCCTTCGCATCCGCACGGATCTTTCCGTCACGCTGTTCCTCAGCGAGCCCGAGGATTACGACGGTGGCGAACTTGTGATCGAGGACACCTACGGCTCGCACGAAGTCAAGTTGCCGGCCGGGGACTGCGTGCTCTATCCCTCGACCAGCCTGCATCTGGTCACGCCGGTGACAAGGGGGGCGCGGGTTGCGTCTTTCTTCTGGCTCCAGAGCATGATACGGGATGATCAAGCCCGCAGCATGATCTTTGACCTCGACACCGCCATTCAGGGGCTGGTGGCCCGCCTCGGGCGTGACGATCCCGAAACGGTCAAATTGACGGGTATCTATCACAACCTCATTCGCACCTGGGCGGAAGTATGA
- a CDS encoding GFA family protein, with protein MIRQGGCLCGAVRFKAEGEPLNVRICHCRICQKAMGSPYFARAQFDQKALTVEGDTGRYASSENIDRVFCKTCGTRLFAWRRNGTLAGVAVATFDDRNAFAPTEHIWVSEKLAWLKLDDGLTQYETTIPA; from the coding sequence ATGATCCGGCAAGGTGGATGCCTGTGTGGCGCCGTACGGTTCAAGGCAGAGGGCGAGCCGCTGAACGTGCGCATCTGTCACTGCCGCATCTGCCAGAAGGCGATGGGCTCGCCCTATTTCGCCCGCGCCCAGTTCGACCAGAAAGCGCTGACCGTCGAGGGTGATACCGGCCGCTATGCGTCGTCGGAGAATATCGACCGCGTGTTCTGTAAGACCTGCGGCACGCGGCTGTTCGCATGGCGCCGCAACGGCACGCTGGCCGGCGTGGCGGTCGCGACCTTCGACGACCGAAACGCCTTCGCGCCGACCGAGCACATCTGGGTCTCGGAAAAGCTCGCCTGGCTGAAGCTCGACGACGGCCTCACGCAATACGAGACGACGATCCCGGCCTGA
- a CDS encoding SDR family oxidoreductase — translation MADRLKGKRAVITAAAAGIGRACAIAFAREGATVIATDINEAGIAGLSKEGIAETAKLDVRNTADVNAFAKRIGKIDVLLNAAGFVHHGTILECSEEDFDFSFDLNVKSMHRTIRAFLPEMLAGGGGSIVNISSCAALRPPANRYVYSSSKAAVSLLTRAVALDFITKGIRCNSICPGTVETPSMLDRAAAQGPQGKEMFISRQKMGRLGTADEIASMAVYLGSDESAFTTGVDLVVDGGYML, via the coding sequence ATGGCAGACCGCCTCAAGGGAAAGCGCGCCGTCATCACGGCTGCAGCGGCAGGCATTGGGCGCGCATGCGCCATCGCATTCGCGCGTGAAGGCGCAACCGTCATCGCCACCGACATCAACGAGGCCGGCATCGCGGGCCTTTCCAAGGAAGGCATCGCCGAGACCGCAAAACTCGACGTGCGCAACACCGCCGACGTCAACGCTTTTGCCAAGCGGATCGGCAAGATCGACGTCCTGCTCAACGCGGCCGGCTTCGTGCATCACGGCACCATCCTGGAATGCTCGGAAGAGGATTTTGACTTCTCGTTCGACCTCAACGTCAAGTCGATGCACCGGACCATCAGGGCGTTCCTGCCCGAGATGCTCGCGGGCGGCGGTGGCAGCATCGTCAACATCTCGTCCTGCGCGGCGCTGCGGCCGCCGGCCAATCGTTATGTCTACAGTTCCTCGAAGGCTGCCGTGTCGTTGCTGACCCGCGCGGTCGCGCTCGACTTCATCACCAAGGGCATTCGCTGCAACTCGATCTGCCCCGGCACCGTCGAGACGCCCTCGATGCTCGACCGGGCCGCCGCGCAAGGGCCTCAGGGCAAGGAGATGTTCATCTCCCGCCAGAAGATGGGCCGGCTTGGCACCGCCGACGAAATCGCGTCCATGGCGGTCTATCTCGGCAGCGACGAGAGCGCCTTCACCACCGGCGTCGACCTCGTCGTCGACGGCGGCTACATGCTCTGA
- a CDS encoding SDR family NAD(P)-dependent oxidoreductase — MNKIDLDGRVAVVTGGAQGFGRAITERFVASGAKVAIWDFDAELAEKTAKEIGDSVRVFKVDVTDTSGVEQARDATLAAFGKIDILINNAGIAGVNKPVWETDLEEWRKVLHINLDGPFIVCKAIVPSMLKQKYGRIVNIASIAGKEGNPNAAHYSASKAGLIALTKSLGKELAAHDILVNAVTPAAAKTAIFDQMTQQHIDFMLSKIPKGRFVLVEELAAMVSWLASEDCAFSTGAVFDISGGRATY; from the coding sequence ATGAACAAGATCGACCTCGACGGCCGCGTCGCTGTTGTCACCGGCGGAGCGCAGGGCTTTGGCCGCGCCATCACCGAGCGGTTTGTCGCCTCCGGTGCCAAGGTCGCGATCTGGGATTTCGATGCCGAGCTGGCTGAGAAGACCGCAAAAGAGATCGGCGACAGCGTCCGTGTCTTCAAGGTCGACGTCACCGACACCTCAGGCGTCGAGCAGGCGCGCGATGCGACCTTGGCCGCGTTCGGCAAGATCGACATCCTCATCAACAATGCCGGCATCGCCGGTGTCAACAAGCCGGTCTGGGAGACTGACCTGGAGGAATGGCGCAAGGTCCTGCACATCAACCTCGACGGCCCCTTCATCGTCTGCAAGGCGATCGTGCCTTCGATGCTCAAGCAGAAATATGGGCGCATCGTGAACATCGCCTCGATCGCCGGCAAAGAAGGCAATCCGAATGCTGCGCACTACTCGGCCTCCAAGGCCGGTCTGATCGCGCTGACCAAGTCGCTCGGCAAGGAATTGGCCGCGCACGACATTCTCGTGAATGCGGTAACGCCGGCGGCGGCAAAAACTGCGATATTCGACCAGATGACACAGCAGCATATCGATTTCATGCTGTCGAAAATCCCCAAGGGCCGCTTCGTGCTGGTGGAAGAGCTCGCCGCAATGGTGAGCTGGCTTGCATCCGAAGATTGTGCCTTCTCGACCGGCGCGGTGTTCGATATCTCTGGTGGACGCGCAACCTATTGA
- a CDS encoding TonB family protein — protein sequence MSDPLIDARPSRRLWILAAIAAIGLHVGGAALALANLRADDGDEGLGANGAEYAVEMTSPKLPETDLPPGPDSEASQFQPQQMQQQAEVEETDLPKDQPQEAEDPDRLVTENDSKMPVEDTTKVAKVETQAVEEMPNAQESARQALDENAREDEKAAAPHQGIGKDIRKLTAEWGKRISAYFELHKRYPKDKSKTTTVKLSLILNRRGNVVSVDVAESSGDPAFDKEAVSMVRRSDPVPAPPAELTDDQFAFSLPVNFKNPSR from the coding sequence ATGTCCGATCCTTTAATCGACGCGAGACCATCCCGGCGGCTCTGGATTCTGGCCGCTATTGCGGCGATTGGCCTGCATGTTGGCGGGGCTGCGCTGGCGCTCGCCAACCTTCGTGCTGATGACGGTGACGAAGGCCTGGGAGCCAACGGTGCGGAATACGCCGTCGAAATGACCTCGCCAAAGCTCCCCGAGACGGATCTGCCGCCGGGACCGGACAGCGAAGCTTCGCAATTCCAGCCGCAGCAGATGCAGCAGCAGGCCGAGGTGGAAGAGACCGATCTGCCGAAGGATCAGCCTCAGGAGGCCGAGGATCCGGATCGGCTCGTGACCGAGAACGACTCCAAGATGCCGGTCGAGGACACCACGAAGGTGGCCAAGGTCGAAACCCAGGCGGTTGAGGAGATGCCGAACGCACAGGAATCTGCAAGGCAGGCGTTGGACGAGAACGCGCGCGAAGACGAGAAGGCGGCCGCCCCCCATCAGGGCATCGGCAAGGACATTCGCAAGTTGACTGCCGAATGGGGCAAGCGGATCAGCGCCTATTTCGAGCTGCACAAGCGCTATCCCAAGGACAAGAGCAAGACGACGACGGTGAAGCTCAGCCTGATCCTGAACCGCCGCGGCAATGTCGTGTCCGTCGACGTGGCGGAGTCCTCGGGCGATCCGGCCTTCGACAAAGAGGCCGTATCAATGGTGCGCCGCTCGGATCCCGTGCCGGCGCCCCCCGCCGAACTCACGGACGATCAGTTCGCCTTCAGCCTGCCGGTGAATTTTAAGAACCCGTCGAGATAG
- a CDS encoding LacI family DNA-binding transcriptional regulator, whose protein sequence is MGRKRTKSGKIRLAEVAELAGVSPITASRFFRNPEALSVAKRTRVESAALELGYVPNLAARALASQRTEVIGVLIPSLTNNVFSDVLRGIYDASERSRYSIQLSNTRYSILQEEKLLRLFLAQKPAGLIVTGIDQTAESRAMMEAADCPIVQIMEIGPNPVDMMIGFSHYDAARAAIAHLFAQGHRRIGFVGARMDPRVQRRLDGYVAAMKDAGLFEQRLIVTTATPTSVTLGGALFADLLARESDIDSVFCANDDLALGVLFECRRREIAVPEQIAIVGFNDLEFMASSVPTLTSVRTNRYEMGRTAAAMLIEAIEGKRPEAPVLDLGFTVIERQSSQTQRAAAGPRSPEWSPAVQNDSVTNEP, encoded by the coding sequence ATGGGTCGAAAGCGCACCAAGTCCGGCAAGATTCGGTTGGCGGAAGTCGCCGAGCTTGCCGGCGTGAGCCCGATTACGGCGTCCCGCTTCTTCCGCAATCCCGAGGCGCTGTCGGTCGCCAAGCGGACCCGGGTCGAAAGCGCGGCCCTGGAGCTCGGTTACGTGCCCAACCTTGCGGCACGCGCGCTAGCCTCGCAGCGCACCGAGGTGATCGGTGTCTTGATTCCGTCACTGACCAACAACGTGTTTTCCGACGTGCTGCGCGGCATCTACGACGCCTCCGAGCGCAGCCGCTACTCGATCCAGTTGTCCAACACCCGCTACAGCATTCTCCAGGAGGAGAAGCTGCTGCGCCTGTTCCTGGCACAGAAGCCGGCCGGACTGATCGTCACAGGCATCGACCAGACCGCGGAATCGCGCGCGATGATGGAGGCGGCCGACTGCCCGATCGTCCAGATCATGGAGATCGGGCCCAACCCGGTCGACATGATGATCGGCTTTTCCCATTATGACGCAGCGCGCGCGGCAATTGCCCATTTGTTCGCACAGGGCCACCGCAGGATCGGCTTCGTCGGCGCCCGCATGGACCCGCGCGTGCAGCGCCGGCTCGATGGCTATGTCGCAGCCATGAAGGACGCCGGTCTGTTCGAGCAAAGACTGATCGTGACCACGGCAACGCCGACCTCGGTGACGCTCGGCGGCGCGCTGTTTGCCGATCTGCTCGCGCGCGAGAGCGATATCGACTCGGTGTTCTGCGCCAATGACGACCTCGCGCTCGGCGTTCTCTTCGAATGTCGGCGCCGGGAGATCGCGGTCCCCGAGCAGATCGCGATCGTCGGCTTCAACGATCTCGAATTCATGGCCTCCTCGGTGCCGACGCTGACCAGCGTGCGGACCAATCGTTACGAGATGGGCCGCACCGCTGCCGCGATGCTGATCGAGGCGATCGAAGGGAAGCGTCCCGAAGCGCCCGTGCTCGATCTCGGCTTCACGGTGATCGAGCGGCAGAGTTCGCAAACGCAGCGGGCTGCAGCCGGCCCGCGTTCGCCGGAATGGTCGCCGGCCGTACAAAATGATAGCGTTACCAACGAGCCATGA
- the ugpC gene encoding sn-glycerol-3-phosphate ABC transporter ATP-binding protein UgpC, protein MSSVQIRDVRKSFGNFEVLHGVSIPIEDGQFVVLVGPSGCGKSTLLRMLAGLENITSGTISIGDRVVNNVQPKERDIAMVFQNYALYPHMTVGENMGFSLKLRNAGSDEINKRVKRAAEILALTPLLERYPRQLSGGQRQRVAMGRAIVRDPQVFLFDEPLSNLDAKLRVAMRTEIKELHQRLKTTTVYVTHDQIEAMTMADKIVVMHDGIVEQMGTPLELYDKPENQFVAGFIGSPAMNFLKGHVRVNGVATFEGPNGVKLPLKTAPAGSDGKPVVYGVRPEHFTIADDGADAEIVVVEPTGSETQVFAKLGGEQVVAVFRERHQFNPGDKVRLKPDPSVVHLFDEGTGKRLNA, encoded by the coding sequence ATGTCGTCTGTGCAAATCCGCGACGTGCGGAAATCGTTCGGCAATTTTGAAGTCCTGCACGGCGTCTCGATCCCGATCGAGGATGGCCAGTTCGTCGTCCTGGTTGGCCCCTCCGGCTGCGGCAAGTCGACGCTTCTGCGCATGCTCGCAGGCCTCGAGAACATCACCTCCGGCACGATCTCGATCGGCGACCGGGTCGTCAATAATGTCCAGCCCAAGGAGCGGGACATTGCGATGGTGTTCCAGAACTACGCGCTCTATCCGCATATGACGGTTGGCGAGAACATGGGCTTCTCGCTGAAGCTGCGCAATGCGGGCTCCGACGAGATCAACAAGCGGGTCAAGCGCGCCGCCGAAATTCTCGCACTGACGCCGTTGCTCGAGCGCTACCCGCGCCAGCTCTCCGGCGGCCAGCGCCAGCGCGTCGCGATGGGTCGCGCCATCGTGCGCGATCCCCAGGTGTTCCTGTTCGACGAGCCGTTGTCGAACCTCGATGCCAAGCTGCGCGTCGCCATGCGCACCGAGATCAAGGAGCTGCACCAGCGGCTCAAGACCACCACCGTCTACGTCACCCACGATCAGATCGAGGCCATGACCATGGCCGACAAGATCGTCGTGATGCACGACGGTATTGTCGAGCAGATGGGCACGCCGCTCGAGCTCTACGACAAGCCGGAAAACCAGTTCGTCGCCGGCTTCATCGGCTCGCCCGCAATGAACTTCCTCAAGGGCCATGTCCGCGTGAACGGCGTTGCCACCTTCGAGGGGCCGAACGGCGTCAAGCTGCCGCTCAAGACCGCCCCGGCGGGCTCCGACGGCAAGCCCGTGGTCTACGGCGTACGTCCCGAGCACTTCACCATCGCCGACGACGGCGCGGACGCCGAGATCGTCGTGGTCGAGCCGACCGGCTCCGAAACGCAGGTGTTTGCAAAGCTTGGCGGCGAGCAGGTCGTCGCCGTCTTCCGCGAGCGTCACCAGTTCAACCCGGGCGACAAGGTCCGGCTGAAGCCCGACCCGTCGGTGGTTCACTTGTTCGACGAAGGGACGGGAAAACGACTAAACGCATAA
- a CDS encoding IlvD/Edd family dehydratase, which translates to MTKKPTNGHAPAGNGTRRHLRSQEWFNNPHNPGMTALYMERYLNYGLTRAELQSGKPIIGIAQTGNDLSPCNRHHIELAHRVREGIREAGGIAMEFPTHPIQETGKRPTAALDRNLAYLGLVEILYGYPLDGVVLTTGCDKTTPACMMAAATVNLPAIVLSGGPMLNGWHAGERTGSGTIVWKSRERLAAGEIDYEEFMEIVASSAPSVGHCNTMGTASTMNGLAEALGFSLPGCAAIPAPYRERGQISYETGKRIVEMVWEDLKPSDILTRKAFENCIVINSAIGGSTNAPIHINALARHIGVELSIDDWQKFGHDVPLLVNMQPAGFYLGEEFHRAGGVPAVVRELMKHKRIHEDAVTVNGRGIGENCKDAPVPDNDVIRAYDRPLVKDAGFLVLRGNLFDSAIMKTSVISKEFRDRYLSNPKDPSAFEGRAIVFEGPEDYHARIDDASLDIDEHCVLFIRGTGPIGYPGGAEVVNMQPPAALIKRGIHSLPCIGDGRQSGTSGSPSILNASPEAAANGGLAILRTGDKVRIDLSKGSANILISDEELKKRQAELKANGGFKHPPNQTPWQELYRNTVGQHATGACVEIATRYQNVAGTFGVARDNH; encoded by the coding sequence ATGACAAAAAAGCCAACCAATGGGCATGCGCCCGCCGGCAACGGCACCCGCCGTCACCTTCGCTCGCAGGAATGGTTCAACAACCCGCATAATCCGGGCATGACCGCGCTCTATATGGAGCGCTATCTGAACTACGGCCTCACCCGCGCCGAGCTGCAGTCCGGCAAGCCGATCATCGGCATCGCCCAGACCGGCAACGACCTCTCCCCCTGCAACCGCCATCACATCGAGCTTGCTCACCGGGTCCGCGAAGGCATCCGCGAGGCCGGCGGCATTGCAATGGAATTCCCGACCCATCCGATCCAGGAGACCGGCAAGCGCCCGACCGCTGCCCTTGACCGCAACCTCGCCTATCTCGGCCTGGTCGAAATCCTCTACGGCTATCCGCTCGACGGCGTGGTGCTGACCACCGGCTGCGACAAGACCACGCCCGCCTGCATGATGGCGGCGGCGACCGTGAACCTGCCCGCGATCGTGCTGTCGGGCGGCCCGATGCTCAACGGCTGGCATGCTGGCGAGCGCACCGGCTCCGGCACCATCGTCTGGAAGTCGCGCGAGCGGCTCGCCGCCGGCGAGATCGATTACGAAGAGTTCATGGAGATCGTGGCCTCCTCGGCGCCCTCGGTTGGCCATTGCAACACCATGGGCACCGCCTCGACCATGAACGGCCTTGCCGAAGCGCTCGGCTTCTCGCTGCCGGGCTGCGCGGCCATTCCCGCCCCCTATCGCGAGCGCGGCCAGATCTCCTATGAGACCGGCAAGCGCATCGTCGAGATGGTCTGGGAAGATCTCAAGCCCTCGGACATCCTGACGCGCAAGGCATTCGAGAACTGCATCGTCATCAATTCGGCGATCGGCGGCTCGACCAATGCGCCGATCCATATCAACGCGCTCGCCCGCCATATCGGCGTGGAGCTGTCGATCGACGATTGGCAGAAATTCGGCCATGACGTGCCGCTGCTCGTCAACATGCAGCCGGCCGGCTTCTATCTCGGCGAGGAATTCCATCGTGCCGGCGGCGTGCCGGCGGTGGTGCGTGAACTGATGAAGCACAAGCGCATCCATGAGGACGCGGTCACCGTCAATGGCCGCGGCATCGGCGAGAACTGCAAGGACGCGCCGGTCCCCGACAATGACGTCATCCGGGCCTACGACAGGCCGCTGGTGAAGGACGCCGGCTTCCTGGTGCTGCGCGGCAATCTGTTCGATTCCGCGATCATGAAGACCAGCGTGATCTCCAAGGAGTTTCGCGACCGCTATCTCAGCAATCCGAAGGACCCTAGCGCATTCGAAGGCCGCGCCATCGTGTTCGAGGGGCCGGAGGATTATCACGCGCGGATCGACGATGCCTCGCTCGACATCGACGAGCACTGCGTGCTGTTCATCCGCGGCACCGGGCCGATCGGCTATCCCGGCGGCGCCGAGGTCGTGAACATGCAGCCGCCGGCGGCCCTAATCAAACGCGGCATCCACTCCCTGCCCTGCATCGGCGACGGCCGCCAGTCCGGCACCTCGGGCTCGCCGTCGATCCTCAACGCCTCGCCGGAAGCCGCCGCCAATGGCGGCCTCGCGATCCTCAGGACAGGCGACAAGGTCCGCATCGACCTCAGCAAGGGCAGTGCCAACATCCTGATCTCCGATGAGGAGCTGAAGAAGCGCCAAGCCGAGCTCAAGGCCAATGGCGGCTTCAAGCATCCGCCGAACCAGACGCCGTGGCAGGAGCTGTATCGCAACACCGTCGGCCAGCACGCCACCGGCGCCTGCGTGGAGATTGCCACAAGATACCAGAATGTCGCCGGCACCTTTGGTGTGGCGCGGGATAATCACTGA
- the exbD gene encoding TonB system transport protein ExbD: MAVSLTDNDDDDDFSETHDINVTPFIDVILVLLIIFMVAAPLSTVDLPIDLPTSSATPQKKPDKPTYVSIKPDLTLAIGEDSVKRTDLVSSLDGIADMSKDKYVFLRADKAVPYGELMGVMEILRAGGYSRIKLVALEAPPAAAGPAQGPVQP, from the coding sequence ATGGCGGTTTCGCTCACAGACAACGATGACGACGACGATTTCTCGGAAACGCACGACATCAACGTCACGCCGTTCATCGACGTCATCCTGGTGCTGCTGATCATCTTCATGGTCGCGGCACCGCTGTCGACCGTCGATCTGCCGATCGACCTGCCGACCTCGAGCGCGACGCCGCAGAAGAAGCCGGACAAGCCGACCTATGTCAGCATCAAGCCCGATCTGACGCTCGCGATCGGCGAGGACTCGGTCAAGCGGACCGACCTGGTCAGCTCGCTCGATGGGATCGCCGACATGAGCAAGGACAAATACGTGTTCCTGCGCGCCGACAAGGCGGTGCCCTATGGCGAGTTGATGGGCGTCATGGAAATCCTCCGTGCCGGCGGCTATTCTCGGATCAAGCTGGTGGCGCTCGAAGCACCTCCTGCGGCGGCCGGGCCGGCGCAAGGGCCGGTCCAACCCTGA
- the exbB gene encoding tonB-system energizer ExbB yields MKITSFQASLAAAALLMAAWLAVPVSAQTQTQPASPARPVAAPAPVAAPAAPAAAAQPSAIAAPAPWAAAPAAAAPVAATSTASSTDAAVVPAPGAGGAAPKAGIAPAMKELSPWVMFMSADIIVKAVMIGLAFASLVTWTVFIAKSIELSVASAKLRSALKKVADVRSLAEAQMALGTKEGILPSFLTAALREARMSAGLSSDSGVKERAASSFSEIVRAEARRIRIGMGVLATIGSTSPFVGLFGTVWGIMNSFIGISKSQTTNLAVVAPGIAEALLATAIGLVAAIPAVIVYNHFSRVTKGYLELVSRASGAAARLLSRDLDRSHGGAHSRAAE; encoded by the coding sequence ATGAAGATCACGTCTTTCCAGGCAAGCCTCGCTGCAGCCGCGCTGCTCATGGCCGCCTGGCTCGCAGTCCCCGTTTCTGCCCAGACACAAACCCAGCCGGCATCGCCGGCCCGGCCTGTTGCGGCGCCGGCACCTGTCGCGGCTCCGGCTGCTCCCGCAGCCGCGGCCCAGCCAAGCGCAATTGCCGCACCTGCGCCATGGGCTGCGGCGCCTGCGGCTGCTGCCCCCGTAGCAGCGACGTCCACCGCGTCCTCAACCGATGCTGCCGTGGTCCCGGCACCCGGGGCGGGCGGTGCCGCGCCGAAGGCTGGCATCGCCCCGGCCATGAAGGAATTGTCGCCGTGGGTGATGTTCATGTCGGCGGACATCATCGTGAAGGCGGTGATGATCGGGCTTGCCTTTGCCTCGCTCGTGACCTGGACGGTCTTCATCGCGAAGTCGATCGAGCTGTCGGTCGCCTCCGCCAAGCTTCGTTCGGCGTTGAAGAAGGTCGCGGACGTACGCTCGCTCGCGGAAGCCCAGATGGCGCTCGGCACCAAGGAGGGCATCCTGCCGTCCTTCCTGACGGCAGCGCTGCGCGAGGCGCGAATGTCGGCCGGCCTGTCCAGCGATAGCGGCGTCAAGGAGCGTGCGGCGTCGAGCTTTTCGGAGATCGTGCGCGCGGAAGCACGACGTATCCGCATCGGCATGGGTGTGCTCGCGACCATCGGCTCGACCTCGCCCTTCGTCGGCCTGTTCGGCACCGTGTGGGGCATCATGAACAGCTTCATCGGTATCTCGAAGTCGCAGACGACGAACCTTGCAGTCGTCGCCCCCGGCATCGCCGAGGCGCTGCTTGCTACCGCCATCGGTCTCGTGGCCGCCATTCCTGCCGTCATCGTCTACAATCACTTCTCGCGCGTCACGAAGGGCTATCTCGAGCTCGTCAGCCGCGCCTCGGGGGCCGCGGCCCGGCTGTTGTCGCGCGATCTCGACCGCAGCCACGGCGGCGCGCATTCGCGCGCGGCGGAGTAG
- a CDS encoding site-2 protease family protein: MNISYYDLSVWVLPLVLAITFHEAAHGFVAHRLGDDTAWQLGRVSFNPLKHIDPFGTLILPAMLLFAHSPFLFGYAKPVPVNFRKLNNPKLDMVWVALAGPITNIVLALVAGLGLHALPWAPAGSAQWIFDNLKNALLINAVLAVFNMMPIPPLDGGRVAVGLLPRPLALPLSRLEPFGMLILIGLLILLPLAGSQFGLNLDVISAILRTLTGYVIQTVLLLTGNA; encoded by the coding sequence GTGAACATTTCCTACTATGATCTCTCCGTCTGGGTGCTGCCGCTGGTGCTCGCCATCACCTTCCACGAGGCCGCGCACGGCTTCGTGGCGCACCGTCTCGGCGACGACACGGCCTGGCAGCTCGGTCGGGTCAGCTTCAATCCGCTCAAGCACATCGACCCGTTCGGCACCCTGATCCTGCCGGCGATGCTGCTGTTTGCACATTCGCCGTTCCTGTTCGGCTATGCCAAGCCGGTGCCGGTGAATTTTCGCAAGCTCAACAATCCGAAGCTGGACATGGTGTGGGTCGCCCTGGCCGGTCCCATCACCAACATCGTGCTGGCGCTGGTCGCAGGCCTCGGCCTCCACGCCCTGCCTTGGGCGCCAGCGGGTTCGGCGCAATGGATTTTCGATAACCTCAAGAATGCGCTGCTGATCAACGCCGTGCTGGCGGTTTTCAACATGATGCCGATCCCGCCGCTCGACGGCGGGCGGGTCGCGGTGGGGCTATTGCCCCGGCCGCTCGCCCTGCCCCTGTCGCGGCTCGAGCCGTTCGGCATGCTGATCCTCATCGGGCTGCTGATCCTGCTGCCGCTGGCAGGTTCCCAGTTCGGTCTAAATCTTGATGTTATTTCAGCAATACTGCGAACGTTGACCGGTTATGTGATTCAAACTGTTCTCTTGCTGACCGGCAATGCCTAG